Proteins encoded in a region of the Salminus brasiliensis chromosome 2, fSalBra1.hap2, whole genome shotgun sequence genome:
- the tulp3 gene encoding tubby-related protein 3 isoform X3 gives MLYSLQKSERPSSSASFTSTATASSLDDDSSSLRQQKLEKQRALLEQKQRRKRQEPLMVQPNPEARPRRSRPRRSEEQAPLVESRLSITSDVILDAGIDGPAAFLGSEAPDLGTKIQVMSVSQPQKPSPPAAEEPERDGDTDTLLEPKTDIHTLLQRRGLSGSMNYDEVSDDEDDDEAEDRAGSLSPNTESTRPASASSTKSSTECVTVGSPMAEGSSIEVENLEEFVLRPAPRGATVKCRITRDKKGMDRGLYPTYFMHLEREDGKKLFLLAGRKRKKSKTSNYLISVDATDLSREGESFVGKLRSNLMGTKFTVYDNGTNPTKNPGALLEESNTRQELAAICYETNVLGFKGPRKMTVIIPGMNMNFERVPVRPTSDQESLLSKWQNRALDNLIELHNKAPVWNDDTQSYVLNFHGRVTQASVKNFQIVHDNDPDYIVMQFGRVAEDVFTLDYNYPMCALQAFAIGLSSFDSKLACE, from the exons AGGGCGCTGTTGGAGCAGAAGCAGCGGCGGAAGCGACAGGAACCGCTGATGGTGCAGCCAAATCCAGAGGCACGACCACGGCGCTCCCGACCCCGCCGCAGCGAGGAGCAAGCACCGCTTGTCGAGTCCCGCCTCAGCATCACCAGTGATGTCATTCTTGATG CAGGGATCGACGGGCCGGCTGCCTTTCTGGGCTCAGAGGCTCCTGATCTGGGTACAAAGATCCAGGTGATGTCAGTCAGCCAGCCGCAGAAGCCTTCTCCCCCTGCAGCTGAGGAGCCTGAAAGAGACggagacacagacacactcttGGAGCCCaaaacagacatacacacactgctgcagagaCGTG GACTCTCGGGGAGTATGAACTACGATGAGGTCAGCGACGATGAAGACGATGATGAAGCAGAAGACAGGGCCGGCTCACTTTCTCCTAATACAGAGTCCACACGTCCGGCCTCTGCCTCTAGCACCAAGTCCAGCACG GAATGTGTGACAGTGGGATCACCCATGGCAGAGGGCTCCTCTATCGAGGTGGAGAACCTGGAAGAATTTGTTCTGCGGCCAGCTCCACGAGGCGCTACGGTAAAGTGTCGCATCACACGGGATAAGAAAGGCATGGACCGAGGCCTCTACCCAACATACTTCATGCACCTGGAGAGAGAGGACGGCAAGAAG CTGTTCCTGTTAGctgggaggaagagaaaaaagagcaaGACCTCCAACTATCTGATCTCAGTGGATGCCACAGACCTCTCTCGTGAGGGTGAAAGTTTCGTAGGCAAACTGAG GTCAAACCTGATGGGCACTAAGTTCACAGTCTATGATAATGGCACAAATCCCACTAAAAATCCCGGAGCTTTGCTTGAAGAGAGTAACACGCGGCAGGAGCTCGCAGCTATCTGTtat GAGACCAATGTGTTGGGGTTTAAAGGGCCGCGCAAAATGACCGTCATCATCCCAGGGATGAATATGAACTTTGAGCGTGTTCCTGTGCGCCCCACTAGT GATCAGGAGTCTCTATTAAGTAAATGGCAAAATCGTGCTTTGGACAATCTGATTGAGTTACATAATAAAGCTCCGGTGTGGAACGACGACACCCAGTCCTACGTTCTTAACTTTCATGGGAGGGTGACACAAGCATCCGTCAAGAACTTCCAGATTGTCCATGACAATGATC CGGACTACATTGTGATGCAGTTTGGACGTGTGGCCGAGGATGTGTTCACGTTGGACTACAATTACCCCATGTGCGCTCTGCAAGCCTTCGCCATCGGCTTGTCCAGCTTTGACAGCAAACTTGCTTGCGAGTGA
- the tulp3 gene encoding tubby-related protein 3 isoform X5: MPNDMRALLEQKQRRKRQEPLMVQPNPEARPRRSRPRRSEEQAPLVESRLSITSDVILDAGIDGPAAFLGSEAPDLGTKIQVMSVSQPQKPSPPAAEEPERDGDTDTLLEPKTDIHTLLQRRGLSGSMNYDEVSDDEDDDEAEDRAGSLSPNTESTRPASASSTKSSTECVTVGSPMAEGSSIEVENLEEFVLRPAPRGATVKCRITRDKKGMDRGLYPTYFMHLEREDGKKLFLLAGRKRKKSKTSNYLISVDATDLSREGESFVGKLRSNLMGTKFTVYDNGTNPTKNPGALLEESNTRQELAAICYETNVLGFKGPRKMTVIIPGMNMNFERVPVRPTSDQESLLSKWQNRALDNLIELHNKAPVWNDDTQSYVLNFHGRVTQASVKNFQIVHDNDPDYIVMQFGRVAEDVFTLDYNYPMCALQAFAIGLSSFDSKLACE; encoded by the exons AGGGCGCTGTTGGAGCAGAAGCAGCGGCGGAAGCGACAGGAACCGCTGATGGTGCAGCCAAATCCAGAGGCACGACCACGGCGCTCCCGACCCCGCCGCAGCGAGGAGCAAGCACCGCTTGTCGAGTCCCGCCTCAGCATCACCAGTGATGTCATTCTTGATG CAGGGATCGACGGGCCGGCTGCCTTTCTGGGCTCAGAGGCTCCTGATCTGGGTACAAAGATCCAGGTGATGTCAGTCAGCCAGCCGCAGAAGCCTTCTCCCCCTGCAGCTGAGGAGCCTGAAAGAGACggagacacagacacactcttGGAGCCCaaaacagacatacacacactgctgcagagaCGTG GACTCTCGGGGAGTATGAACTACGATGAGGTCAGCGACGATGAAGACGATGATGAAGCAGAAGACAGGGCCGGCTCACTTTCTCCTAATACAGAGTCCACACGTCCGGCCTCTGCCTCTAGCACCAAGTCCAGCACG GAATGTGTGACAGTGGGATCACCCATGGCAGAGGGCTCCTCTATCGAGGTGGAGAACCTGGAAGAATTTGTTCTGCGGCCAGCTCCACGAGGCGCTACGGTAAAGTGTCGCATCACACGGGATAAGAAAGGCATGGACCGAGGCCTCTACCCAACATACTTCATGCACCTGGAGAGAGAGGACGGCAAGAAG CTGTTCCTGTTAGctgggaggaagagaaaaaagagcaaGACCTCCAACTATCTGATCTCAGTGGATGCCACAGACCTCTCTCGTGAGGGTGAAAGTTTCGTAGGCAAACTGAG GTCAAACCTGATGGGCACTAAGTTCACAGTCTATGATAATGGCACAAATCCCACTAAAAATCCCGGAGCTTTGCTTGAAGAGAGTAACACGCGGCAGGAGCTCGCAGCTATCTGTtat GAGACCAATGTGTTGGGGTTTAAAGGGCCGCGCAAAATGACCGTCATCATCCCAGGGATGAATATGAACTTTGAGCGTGTTCCTGTGCGCCCCACTAGT GATCAGGAGTCTCTATTAAGTAAATGGCAAAATCGTGCTTTGGACAATCTGATTGAGTTACATAATAAAGCTCCGGTGTGGAACGACGACACCCAGTCCTACGTTCTTAACTTTCATGGGAGGGTGACACAAGCATCCGTCAAGAACTTCCAGATTGTCCATGACAATGATC CGGACTACATTGTGATGCAGTTTGGACGTGTGGCCGAGGATGTGTTCACGTTGGACTACAATTACCCCATGTGCGCTCTGCAAGCCTTCGCCATCGGCTTGTCCAGCTTTGACAGCAAACTTGCTTGCGAGTGA
- the tulp3 gene encoding tubby-related protein 3 isoform X4 produces the protein MSYYIRPSSSASFTSTATASSLDDDSSSLRQQKLEKQRALLEQKQRRKRQEPLMVQPNPEARPRRSRPRRSEEQAPLVESRLSITSDVILDAGIDGPAAFLGSEAPDLGTKIQVMSVSQPQKPSPPAAEEPERDGDTDTLLEPKTDIHTLLQRRGLSGSMNYDEVSDDEDDDEAEDRAGSLSPNTESTRPASASSTKSSTECVTVGSPMAEGSSIEVENLEEFVLRPAPRGATVKCRITRDKKGMDRGLYPTYFMHLEREDGKKLFLLAGRKRKKSKTSNYLISVDATDLSREGESFVGKLRSNLMGTKFTVYDNGTNPTKNPGALLEESNTRQELAAICYETNVLGFKGPRKMTVIIPGMNMNFERVPVRPTSDQESLLSKWQNRALDNLIELHNKAPVWNDDTQSYVLNFHGRVTQASVKNFQIVHDNDPDYIVMQFGRVAEDVFTLDYNYPMCALQAFAIGLSSFDSKLACE, from the exons AGGGCGCTGTTGGAGCAGAAGCAGCGGCGGAAGCGACAGGAACCGCTGATGGTGCAGCCAAATCCAGAGGCACGACCACGGCGCTCCCGACCCCGCCGCAGCGAGGAGCAAGCACCGCTTGTCGAGTCCCGCCTCAGCATCACCAGTGATGTCATTCTTGATG CAGGGATCGACGGGCCGGCTGCCTTTCTGGGCTCAGAGGCTCCTGATCTGGGTACAAAGATCCAGGTGATGTCAGTCAGCCAGCCGCAGAAGCCTTCTCCCCCTGCAGCTGAGGAGCCTGAAAGAGACggagacacagacacactcttGGAGCCCaaaacagacatacacacactgctgcagagaCGTG GACTCTCGGGGAGTATGAACTACGATGAGGTCAGCGACGATGAAGACGATGATGAAGCAGAAGACAGGGCCGGCTCACTTTCTCCTAATACAGAGTCCACACGTCCGGCCTCTGCCTCTAGCACCAAGTCCAGCACG GAATGTGTGACAGTGGGATCACCCATGGCAGAGGGCTCCTCTATCGAGGTGGAGAACCTGGAAGAATTTGTTCTGCGGCCAGCTCCACGAGGCGCTACGGTAAAGTGTCGCATCACACGGGATAAGAAAGGCATGGACCGAGGCCTCTACCCAACATACTTCATGCACCTGGAGAGAGAGGACGGCAAGAAG CTGTTCCTGTTAGctgggaggaagagaaaaaagagcaaGACCTCCAACTATCTGATCTCAGTGGATGCCACAGACCTCTCTCGTGAGGGTGAAAGTTTCGTAGGCAAACTGAG GTCAAACCTGATGGGCACTAAGTTCACAGTCTATGATAATGGCACAAATCCCACTAAAAATCCCGGAGCTTTGCTTGAAGAGAGTAACACGCGGCAGGAGCTCGCAGCTATCTGTtat GAGACCAATGTGTTGGGGTTTAAAGGGCCGCGCAAAATGACCGTCATCATCCCAGGGATGAATATGAACTTTGAGCGTGTTCCTGTGCGCCCCACTAGT GATCAGGAGTCTCTATTAAGTAAATGGCAAAATCGTGCTTTGGACAATCTGATTGAGTTACATAATAAAGCTCCGGTGTGGAACGACGACACCCAGTCCTACGTTCTTAACTTTCATGGGAGGGTGACACAAGCATCCGTCAAGAACTTCCAGATTGTCCATGACAATGATC CGGACTACATTGTGATGCAGTTTGGACGTGTGGCCGAGGATGTGTTCACGTTGGACTACAATTACCCCATGTGCGCTCTGCAAGCCTTCGCCATCGGCTTGTCCAGCTTTGACAGCAAACTTGCTTGCGAGTGA
- the tulp3 gene encoding tubby-related protein 3 isoform X2 yields the protein MDSVKTSSQPVYSRWSYRPSSSASFTSTATASSLDDDSSSLRQQKLEKQRALLEQKQRRKRQEPLMVQPNPEARPRRSRPRRSEEQAPLVESRLSITSDVILDGIDGPAAFLGSEAPDLGTKIQVMSVSQPQKPSPPAAEEPERDGDTDTLLEPKTDIHTLLQRRGLSGSMNYDEVSDDEDDDEAEDRAGSLSPNTESTRPASASSTKSSTECVTVGSPMAEGSSIEVENLEEFVLRPAPRGATVKCRITRDKKGMDRGLYPTYFMHLEREDGKKLFLLAGRKRKKSKTSNYLISVDATDLSREGESFVGKLRSNLMGTKFTVYDNGTNPTKNPGALLEESNTRQELAAICYETNVLGFKGPRKMTVIIPGMNMNFERVPVRPTSDQESLLSKWQNRALDNLIELHNKAPVWNDDTQSYVLNFHGRVTQASVKNFQIVHDNDPDYIVMQFGRVAEDVFTLDYNYPMCALQAFAIGLSSFDSKLACE from the exons AGGGCGCTGTTGGAGCAGAAGCAGCGGCGGAAGCGACAGGAACCGCTGATGGTGCAGCCAAATCCAGAGGCACGACCACGGCGCTCCCGACCCCGCCGCAGCGAGGAGCAAGCACCGCTTGTCGAGTCCCGCCTCAGCATCACCAGTGATGTCATTCTTGATG GGATCGACGGGCCGGCTGCCTTTCTGGGCTCAGAGGCTCCTGATCTGGGTACAAAGATCCAGGTGATGTCAGTCAGCCAGCCGCAGAAGCCTTCTCCCCCTGCAGCTGAGGAGCCTGAAAGAGACggagacacagacacactcttGGAGCCCaaaacagacatacacacactgctgcagagaCGTG GACTCTCGGGGAGTATGAACTACGATGAGGTCAGCGACGATGAAGACGATGATGAAGCAGAAGACAGGGCCGGCTCACTTTCTCCTAATACAGAGTCCACACGTCCGGCCTCTGCCTCTAGCACCAAGTCCAGCACG GAATGTGTGACAGTGGGATCACCCATGGCAGAGGGCTCCTCTATCGAGGTGGAGAACCTGGAAGAATTTGTTCTGCGGCCAGCTCCACGAGGCGCTACGGTAAAGTGTCGCATCACACGGGATAAGAAAGGCATGGACCGAGGCCTCTACCCAACATACTTCATGCACCTGGAGAGAGAGGACGGCAAGAAG CTGTTCCTGTTAGctgggaggaagagaaaaaagagcaaGACCTCCAACTATCTGATCTCAGTGGATGCCACAGACCTCTCTCGTGAGGGTGAAAGTTTCGTAGGCAAACTGAG GTCAAACCTGATGGGCACTAAGTTCACAGTCTATGATAATGGCACAAATCCCACTAAAAATCCCGGAGCTTTGCTTGAAGAGAGTAACACGCGGCAGGAGCTCGCAGCTATCTGTtat GAGACCAATGTGTTGGGGTTTAAAGGGCCGCGCAAAATGACCGTCATCATCCCAGGGATGAATATGAACTTTGAGCGTGTTCCTGTGCGCCCCACTAGT GATCAGGAGTCTCTATTAAGTAAATGGCAAAATCGTGCTTTGGACAATCTGATTGAGTTACATAATAAAGCTCCGGTGTGGAACGACGACACCCAGTCCTACGTTCTTAACTTTCATGGGAGGGTGACACAAGCATCCGTCAAGAACTTCCAGATTGTCCATGACAATGATC CGGACTACATTGTGATGCAGTTTGGACGTGTGGCCGAGGATGTGTTCACGTTGGACTACAATTACCCCATGTGCGCTCTGCAAGCCTTCGCCATCGGCTTGTCCAGCTTTGACAGCAAACTTGCTTGCGAGTGA
- the tulp3 gene encoding tubby-related protein 3 isoform X1, producing the protein MDSVKTSSQPVYSRWSYRPSSSASFTSTATASSLDDDSSSLRQQKLEKQRALLEQKQRRKRQEPLMVQPNPEARPRRSRPRRSEEQAPLVESRLSITSDVILDAGIDGPAAFLGSEAPDLGTKIQVMSVSQPQKPSPPAAEEPERDGDTDTLLEPKTDIHTLLQRRGLSGSMNYDEVSDDEDDDEAEDRAGSLSPNTESTRPASASSTKSSTECVTVGSPMAEGSSIEVENLEEFVLRPAPRGATVKCRITRDKKGMDRGLYPTYFMHLEREDGKKLFLLAGRKRKKSKTSNYLISVDATDLSREGESFVGKLRSNLMGTKFTVYDNGTNPTKNPGALLEESNTRQELAAICYETNVLGFKGPRKMTVIIPGMNMNFERVPVRPTSDQESLLSKWQNRALDNLIELHNKAPVWNDDTQSYVLNFHGRVTQASVKNFQIVHDNDPDYIVMQFGRVAEDVFTLDYNYPMCALQAFAIGLSSFDSKLACE; encoded by the exons AGGGCGCTGTTGGAGCAGAAGCAGCGGCGGAAGCGACAGGAACCGCTGATGGTGCAGCCAAATCCAGAGGCACGACCACGGCGCTCCCGACCCCGCCGCAGCGAGGAGCAAGCACCGCTTGTCGAGTCCCGCCTCAGCATCACCAGTGATGTCATTCTTGATG CAGGGATCGACGGGCCGGCTGCCTTTCTGGGCTCAGAGGCTCCTGATCTGGGTACAAAGATCCAGGTGATGTCAGTCAGCCAGCCGCAGAAGCCTTCTCCCCCTGCAGCTGAGGAGCCTGAAAGAGACggagacacagacacactcttGGAGCCCaaaacagacatacacacactgctgcagagaCGTG GACTCTCGGGGAGTATGAACTACGATGAGGTCAGCGACGATGAAGACGATGATGAAGCAGAAGACAGGGCCGGCTCACTTTCTCCTAATACAGAGTCCACACGTCCGGCCTCTGCCTCTAGCACCAAGTCCAGCACG GAATGTGTGACAGTGGGATCACCCATGGCAGAGGGCTCCTCTATCGAGGTGGAGAACCTGGAAGAATTTGTTCTGCGGCCAGCTCCACGAGGCGCTACGGTAAAGTGTCGCATCACACGGGATAAGAAAGGCATGGACCGAGGCCTCTACCCAACATACTTCATGCACCTGGAGAGAGAGGACGGCAAGAAG CTGTTCCTGTTAGctgggaggaagagaaaaaagagcaaGACCTCCAACTATCTGATCTCAGTGGATGCCACAGACCTCTCTCGTGAGGGTGAAAGTTTCGTAGGCAAACTGAG GTCAAACCTGATGGGCACTAAGTTCACAGTCTATGATAATGGCACAAATCCCACTAAAAATCCCGGAGCTTTGCTTGAAGAGAGTAACACGCGGCAGGAGCTCGCAGCTATCTGTtat GAGACCAATGTGTTGGGGTTTAAAGGGCCGCGCAAAATGACCGTCATCATCCCAGGGATGAATATGAACTTTGAGCGTGTTCCTGTGCGCCCCACTAGT GATCAGGAGTCTCTATTAAGTAAATGGCAAAATCGTGCTTTGGACAATCTGATTGAGTTACATAATAAAGCTCCGGTGTGGAACGACGACACCCAGTCCTACGTTCTTAACTTTCATGGGAGGGTGACACAAGCATCCGTCAAGAACTTCCAGATTGTCCATGACAATGATC CGGACTACATTGTGATGCAGTTTGGACGTGTGGCCGAGGATGTGTTCACGTTGGACTACAATTACCCCATGTGCGCTCTGCAAGCCTTCGCCATCGGCTTGTCCAGCTTTGACAGCAAACTTGCTTGCGAGTGA